tctagaAGTTGAATGACATTCTTCTACATCAATAACTTTTGAAGCTTCGACCGGATCATTCTCTTCGAGAGGAAAGACGTAATGCGGCATTTAATATGAGTAAATATCAATAACATCTATATTCCATATGACCCtaactttcaatttgagagagaatacataattaacatatatacttcatatcaatgttgcttttaatattgtaattaccatatatacttcatataaacgctgtttttaatattataattaccatatatacttcatataaatataaacaaaaattttaattatatttttattttaaatgctcAACCCATGGGCTAACCCGCAACCCACTCGGGCCAGCCCGCATAACCCGCTGACCCGAACGGGTCAGCCCGTGTAGCCATATTCTGTATCTGGGTTGCGATTTTCCGGCCCTAACCCTATGATTTTACCGGATTATTCGGGTCAACCcgcgggtttcgggctagattgacatccctactaCAGACTACtctcttttttcccttttcactCTTTTCCCACATAACTAATTCAGAATAAGTCTTACTGGTATCTACggactactccctccgttctatagtaatagagtcattttttgattttggtatgttccatagtaatagagtcattttcctttttattaaaattcaacacatttttccacacatactctactctctcttactttattctctcttcatatctctacctttttcattttccactttattctccctatacttaactcacctaatacaatttttcttaatctctgtgccgaaaagaaacacctccattactatggaacggagggagtattacacTGGAGGCTTGCCAGCAGCTCTTGTTTAGATTTATCAAACATCATCTGAATAAAACTTGTTGagaattttttcttataatttcttGATATTATGGGTCAATTAGTTatgaaatattaatgattTTCTTTGTGTACTTCAAATGAGCTAtgcttattaaaaaaaaaacaattcagttacttgaataattaaaaaagtacttGCTTATTTCATGATAGAATATAGAACTATACCATGAGTTTTATATAGGTATTGTTATGATCTCAAATATTGGAattttaaataactaaaacaatttaaataaaataactaaataacaaaaataattcagTCAAGATAAGAGATGGAAATTGCTTTCATTGACTCTTTTGTTTATGGTATTTAATTTGGACATCATAATCGACAAAGTATTTACTAGAGCGAATCTCCAAGCTTCACTAAGTCTCTTTGTGAGTAATATAGATTTTTGATTATATGTCAAGTGTTGTTTAAGCGTCAAATGCGGAAACTAAAAACCTAGGCACGGGGCAGGCCCGGGATCATTAGACACCAAGCCTAGGCATGAGTCACCCGACCTAGAACCAAATATGAGCCGCAACTAAAAATCATACTTCCTCCGCCCCTGATGAAGTGAATAAGTAGTGAAAGTGATGTTAATGGATAGTGGAGTCCACATTATTAGTACTCTACGTTCCATGGTCAgtgatgcacttttttttacaCTAGGTTTGAGaatatgatattaataaatagttaaagtggagagagtaaagtaagcgAGAGAATATCATAAAAAGTGTCATCTATattgtttttctctcttatttgattctctctcaactttaactatatattactccctccgttccacagtagTGGAgtcacttttccattttggtacattccataatagtggagtcatttccttttctataaaaaatcaacacatttcttctcccttacttcactctctcttactttattcactcttcatctctctatcttttttcattcttatttttattctgcCTTTACTTAaatcacttaacacaattttttttaaatcatgtgccgagAAAACTACTACTGTGGGACagatgaagtattattttcCGAAACACGTGGAAAAAAAGTGTCTCACTTAGCGTCAACAGATGTAGTATGTTTAATTAGATTGTAAtagtataaattgtaaataaaatcatgtgtaGGGATAATGTGTTACTcaaatatttccaaaattagactaGTTCATAATCTTCCATTCTTAacatagttttaattatatttattctagttttcatagtattaatagcaataaaattagaatattcctccttccgtcccacaataggagtcactcttATTGTGTGCACgtatttaagaaatgtaaataatagtgagttagaaaagttagttttcatagtattaatagcaataaaattagaatattactccctccctcccacAATATGAGAcatacttttttatattggttttatagtaaaatcaaaatgtgagtgaagtgagttagtgaaatatgagacttatttaccatttatggtaaaaatgaagtgtgactcttagtgtaggacagaccaaaatgacaaagtgtgattcttattgtgggacgatgaagtattatttatttacaatttttttcagaattaatttctataaataaatttgaccatattactatttttaataaatattaatgtaatatttggtgtaattctaaaaatatcaaatcttTTAAATAGCATAATCATATAAATGAAACTATATTTTGGATTAAATGACTTTCATTATGGGTacaatatcaaatactcattttgtaatttatcaTGTATCTTTTAAagaattactcccttcgtcccaagcAAAGATATGACACTTTCTTTTTAAGTCTATCTCAAccaagataaaatatttctatttttggtaattttttctctccaattaatacattcaaaaccactttttttctttctccgatttaaatattcaactctttttctactccatttttttaattgctaaTTGGTTAATTGTTATAGATTTTGAACTAACGAGTCtgattttcaaatgttttaCAAGTTGTCCTACTTAGAccgaagaaaaggaaaaataaaaatgaaaataaaataaatatcatatttctAAACACACTCCACTCCGACCTATCTAAAATTCACTACATAACACTCATTCCTAGCACACTTAAGTTTTTTACTTACATACGCACACGGATATATATACACAGTTATAAACCCTCACTCGAATGATGTATCTCTTCCCCATCCTGCACCGCCACCTGATTTCTGAACCTGCCACTTGCGTTCTCCGTCACTACCTTGGCCATCGGTCCATCTCATCTCTCTCATCTGTTATAATCACTATTAAACCAGAATCTAAATTTGAGgttttttctctaatattcaattttgttgTGAATAAAGTAGTAGTGCATCCAAGGCTCGAGGACGGACTACCAAACTAGGGTCgagaaaaataccgaaataccggtCTTATTGTATCGAAAAATACCGGGCCGAATTTTCAGTATACCGTGATTTTCGGTAAGGTATGATACATTTCCGAAAGATTTCGGTAAGATAATGGTATGAAATTTCCTATATCGCTGCATACcaaaattcggtatatactgtaaattaaggtatataacatgaaataaaaatatgtttaatataaatttaaaataattatatcatatattaaatttatagtaagaAGCTCAGCCCAGTCCACTTCCCTGGTGGGTTTAGGATGGATGGGTCGGGCTCCAATTGGAAATTGTTCAACAAGTCTCTTGTAGATGGCCGAAACGAATTAATTAGTTACTTTCAACAACATCcacaattcaaataaattcattcaaaGAGCTCAACACAAATCGGCATAAGAAGTAAATGACGAAAGAATGAGCTcaacacaaattattaaagAATGACCTTTTACGTGTGGTCAAGATGAGGATTGTCTTCCTTGCCGCAATATTTGTGATTGCAGTGCCAAAACATGGATGGCAGATCTGACGAATAACCACTTCAAAATGCCATGGACTGTGATTGTCTTCTTTGCAGCAATATTTGTGATCAACCTCTACATTGTTCAGACAGACCGTGTGGTAATATCATTCACACTACAAAAAAGGGTTCAATTACCGACAAACAACGTTGTTACCAACAGAATTGATAAATTATCGACGACATTTTCGTTGGCCATagctaaaaacaaattatCGGCGTGTACATTACCGACGGAAACTTCGGTCGGTTATCCACCGGTAAATTTCATCGGTTAATTTGTTCTTTTTGGTAGTGccaataaataatcaatatgcTGCTCACTATTTTCATTGGATAGTTGTAGGTACGGCAATATTATCGTGGCAAGCTTCaacaaatttattgatttctaCTATTTGTTGAACTTGGAAGGAATTGAAGTGCATGAGCAAAGAGTATTGcatgttgttgacattgttgatttgctattattttaattttagaatttggAACTATTTTTGTTCATACTCTATTTGgttagaattttttattaacttgTTGGATATTATGAAACTTTATTGTTGATATTGAATGATTTGGTATTTGAGTTAAGAAAAGAACAAAGTTTACTAAGTCGGACACTATGCGTGTTTGTTTCTCAGTGCATGCATTTCAAAGCGGGCCGCTAGATGTGTCTCAATGGGCGCTTGCTGGTTCGGCTACCACTGACTTGTGTCTCATGCGCAGTTGCTCTGTTTCATGGCCTGGATCATTTCTTTACCTTTTCAAGTATTGGTCTAAGTATACCAGGTTAcataatataaacaattatttattactcatatttcacatgcttttttctttaataaactcatgttttttttaataaactcctatataaagaagaaaattccaaataatgTCAAAAGGGCTTGAACTCGACACCTCATACAATAATGCCTAAGCTCCTTGCAGTTAGGACAAAGGCTCTGAACTACTTATATTTCACATGTTAGATATTAAAACCGTGCCAAAACTATACCCtaaaaacatgcaaatttAGTGTTGATCAATATTTtactcataaaaaatattgaattttaacaGCACATAACATACTACTCCCCCCGTCTCTCATAagttgtcaccatttgactcggcacaggtcttaagaaatgtaatagaaagtgagttaaaaaagtcAGTGGCATGTGAGTTCTACTTTTATGTACTCCcttagtattaaaaaattagaaacattGAAACGGCACGGATTTTCATGCACAATTgctaaagtaagtgagaagaaattggtaaaataagagagaaaaaaagagaaatgagtaaagtaagagggaggaagagaaaaagtagtgaaagtagagttagtggattgtggagtccatgtcctaaaataaaaagattttgaagtttttatttttaaggaacgacccaaaatgaaaatagttgctatttttaaaaagagggagtatttattttttcataagagtaagaatgagttactGGAATGTGGAGtttcactataaaaaatggtaaaagtgaaaggttacaaatttttagggacggacgaaatgaaaataagtgacaaatttatagggacggagagagtatatattagTGTAATATTAGTATAGTACTTACAACGCATGTTTAGGTAGTAGGAATATTAAGCTCAGGCTAAACTAAAATATTCGATAgtagattaattaaattaaaatataaatgtgttGAAACTTgagatcaaattttaaatagccATGTTTGACTTGACTGGATTACACATTTATTATCTTTCATTGCTAGTATTAGAATagacaattgaaaaaatatgtataataaatgaaattaatttcataagtGGGCTAAAACATGCCCAGGGGCAAGGACTACATACATGAATAACAAATTATCTCATCCATtaccaaattaatttaatacagtACATCACGCCGaacaaattttacaatttcaaCACCCAtggcaaaacaaaaaaaaaaaaaaaacaaaatgaacaaaaaagaATCAATGAAAGAGTAGTGCTGCTTAAGCACAAATgtaaattattagtaatataaattctCAAAGCCCGGCGGTGAAGGGCACGCCAGTCGCCGGCAGCCAAGAGCGGCCAGCGATGAAATTCGCCACGGTAAACCTCCCTGCCTCGGTCGCGCTGGTGATGACCCGGTATCCTCTCCACCGGACCCTCCGACCCGTGGGGGAACCCGGACCCGAATTCCTATACTCTCCGTAGTACAATGTGTTGAGAGCGAAGTTGCCGTCCCATTCGAGCCAGCCGGCGGGGTCCACCAAGGAGCCCAGGTAGGTCTGCATGAAAATCGTCCTCGAGTACTCCTTCCACGGCCGCCCCAGGAACGTCTGGAACGACCCGAGGACGGGTACTAGGTCCGGGGCCGCCATGACCCGGGAGTCGTGGATGGAGATCCCGGTGTTCTGGTTGGGGTCGGTCCGGCCCTGGGCGGTCACGGCGATTTTTTGGCTGGCCATGGGGCGGCGGGCGTAGATCATGCAGTTCTGGAGGACGGCGGCCGCGTTGCCGAAGATGAAGTCGACTGTGCCGTAGATGTAGCACTCCTTGTAGAACTGGCGCTGTGAGTGGACGTACAGGGTGTCTTGGTACCCCTCGAAGCCGCACCGGTAGAAGACTGAGAGGTCGGCGCTCGACCGCATTGCCACGGCCTGGTGGTTCTGTGGGCCCGCCGTGTTGCGGAAGGTTATGCCCCGGGCGATGAATCCCTCTCCGCTCACCGCTGAGATATTCAATCATATACTAATtcagtattttaaaaattgattatctATTATAAGCTCATTAACTAGTAGTAAATGATCAAATGagatcataaattaattactactaccatTTTACCACAATATTACATGCATCACTACATTGCGGTCTTTTCTTCTCATTGCTTCTATAGATGATTGGAAAAAATCAACATGACTTCTTGTcaagtatttgaaaattatgtaGTATACATTTTCAAACTCATTTAATTTGGCCGCCAATTTCAAACTGAAAATGTCTTAATTCGATCTTTGAAAACAAAGTCCAGCTAattgtttaatatttaaagttaattaaaGTAGTAACCGAACTTTCTTCTAGCGTGTTAGTTGcaacttaaaattttgtaccttAATTATATTGTTCTAGCTAGCGCCGTTATCACTTTCAAACttatatacataattaaacaTGAAGAAATTTACCAACGGTGGCGGAATTGAAGGTGGTGGAGCCTCCTCCGACGCTTCGGGTGCCGGTGATAACAGTGTACCTCAGGCCATCGCCGGTCAACATTATATTCTTCAACTTGCTACCAATCTCCAAATTCTCCCTATAAACCCCTCTCCTCACATGGATGACAAACCTCCCACTCCCGCTCCTCCTCGCCGCCACGTCCAGCGCGGCCTTAATCGTGCGGTGGTCCCCGGACCCGTCCTGCGCCACCACCAGGTTCGGCCTGACGGTAGAAGCCTGCAGCAGCCGCCTCCTGTCCCCGGGCCGCACCCACCCGGGGAAACCGCCCTTGTAGTAAGCGCCCGTCTCGTGACCGGTCTCATTGCTCTCCCCGAGTGCCAGCGTGTTGCGTATGAGCTTCGACACGTTGTTGGACATTAGCGGCAGAACAAAGTCGGTTGCGCCGAGCTCGGTGAAGCCGGTGCGGCATGTCTCGAGGTTGGTGAGGGCGGTGCTGAGCCAGGTCTGGGTGTCGAAGTCGGTGCACTTGGTGGTGGGGTCGACCGTCTTGTTGAGCTGCTCGATCGTCTCTTCGTAGAGCTTCACGCAGTCGGCCCACGCGGCCTTCTCGCGGCTGTTGCGGCACTTGCTGCCGAGGGCCCTGGTGTTGCCCACGGCCGTGATGGCGCGCTCCAGGGCGAGCTTCACGGCCATTTTGCGGAAGTCGGATCTGTGCTTGGGGAGGAATTGGCCTTTGTTTTCGGACATGAAGTGCTTGCATGGCTCCGGGTAGGGGGTTTGGTCGCACCACCACGTGATGCCGGCGCCGGAGGGGATTTTTACGGTGGAGGGAAATTTTATGGCGGCGGTGGATATGAAGAGAAAGGAGGAGAGGAACAAAGGGATTAGGAATTTGAGGTCCATTGTTGAGGTATGCATGTCTATGAGTTTAATTAAGTGATTGTGATATTTGTGGGGGGAAGAAGACTGGTTATATATAGTTGAATTGGAGAATTGTGACAGGTTGTATAGTTTGATTAATATGTAGTAGATGAGAGCGATAGAGTTGAcatgaaatattcaaatccaATAGACGTGTTGTTGGCCTTGGAATATTGAGGGATGACATAAATGTTTGAGGGATGAAACTAATTAGTTCATTTAAATACCTCTGGCTTTAGACTTTGGAATTTGGtgtaatttcatgttttaaattatgtaagtatttctttttctttttcttggctatgtttctttatcttttgtcTACCTAACTCCAgcaatttttttgtgttaattaaatgtttcaGACAATTATAGTTAgactttatttttcaagttttgttaattaaatatccgTTTTCATTCTATGCATTTGACGTAGATAAAATATACAGTGCTAAGCTACATAAATACCATTGGATGATTAAATACGGAGGAAATGTAAGTGGTGAAGACCTTTGTGCGCAAGCATgttcaatattctaaatttttaattatatttgtacacgatctttctatatattttgataaacttcaattaactacattttgtaaatttttataaaatagcaGGTCACTTGCGGTGCCTCAAATTAATGACCTTCATCACATTTAACGAGttataataaaactttaaaatgtaatttttgtaaataaatttttcattatatgatatatagactatagagagataaaataaatgaatatggtCCGCGCGGAGTTACGGATAATCTGCAATTGTACATAATCATTTCATGATAATTGTTAGTACAACATATATTCGTTCCTTAATTATTTGGAGCATTTACTAATTAAGCCTTTCAAAAACACTACgatccatatatatatgaaactgAAAGGGGTAGGGTTAATGAAGTGATGGTCATGAAGATAGTAATGCTTAatcatatggagtagtattatacTCCTCATTTCTCTAAATAGTAAACACTCTCTTAATTAAAgattaattaaacataattagAATAATTTCAGATAAAACGGTCTGGAGCATGCAAGCGTCAGCAATGGAAGAAAGCTTCTTTTCTAAAGTTGAACAATTTCTTTGTAGCTTCCGATCCTCTTCAGAACATTTCTCATCCACGTGGAGTCAATTCTTTGGAACATCATTGCCCAATccaattttacaaattattaatttattagtatgaaATATCGATTGTTATGTATGCTGTATAATAAGTTGTTTCATTTCAAATCTCAACTTGAATTTTCAGTTGCCTTAGAGGAAAAGTTCCATTCGCACATCGAAtttgtaaatgaaaattataaaccaTGTGCAGAATAACTTAGTTTacttattcttcttttatttccaGAAAACGTTTCATCTGAATAGGCCTTTTAACAGTATATTATAAAGAATTGAGCTTGGTCCTAATGTTTGCATCACaacttattcaaattttcagcTTTCAAACGTGGACAGTATAATGCagtgaaattaattgaataa
The nucleotide sequence above comes from Salvia hispanica cultivar TCC Black 2014 chromosome 5, UniMelb_Shisp_WGS_1.0, whole genome shotgun sequence. Encoded proteins:
- the LOC125186832 gene encoding probable pectinesterase/pectinesterase inhibitor 17, which produces MHTSTMDLKFLIPLFLSSFLFISTAAIKFPSTVKIPSGAGITWWCDQTPYPEPCKHFMSENKGQFLPKHRSDFRKMAVKLALERAITAVGNTRALGSKCRNSREKAAWADCVKLYEETIEQLNKTVDPTTKCTDFDTQTWLSTALTNLETCRTGFTELGATDFVLPLMSNNVSKLIRNTLALGESNETGHETGAYYKGGFPGWVRPGDRRRLLQASTVRPNLVVAQDGSGDHRTIKAALDVAARRSGSGRFVIHVRRGVYRENLEIGSKLKNIMLTGDGLRYTVITGTRSVGGGSTTFNSATVAVSGEGFIARGITFRNTAGPQNHQAVAMRSSADLSVFYRCGFEGYQDTLYVHSQRQFYKECYIYGTVDFIFGNAAAVLQNCMIYARRPMASQKIAVTAQGRTDPNQNTGISIHDSRVMAAPDLVPVLGSFQTFLGRPWKEYSRTIFMQTYLGSLVDPAGWLEWDGNFALNTLYYGEYRNSGPGSPTGRRVRWRGYRVITSATEAGRFTVANFIAGRSWLPATGVPFTAGL